The proteins below are encoded in one region of Puniceicoccus vermicola:
- a CDS encoding beta-propeller fold lactonase family protein, producing MSFSLQFLTRILLLMSTFEFLSASPVEFYLGTYTEGQSERGIYRGSLSPESGELGPMQLVAETDNPSYLCLSPDRHFLYAVVESQDAEVKAFRRNSDGSLVVLNQQPSEGKGSCHISTDPEGRVLFVANYSTGNIASYPILPDGSIGGRASLIQFIGEGPNEKRQKSPHAHSVVPSPDGQFLYACDLGSDKIWIFQIDPTTGELAAAKAPFTLVPPGSGPRHIVLSADGQYAYVNNEMGLSTSVFSRDPSNGSLELLETVPTRMNPSVSANGLSSAAILLHPNGQWLYVTSRGNDTVSQYSINPQDGTLTLVEEVPAGVEIPRGAAIDPSGQWLLVAGQNDHRIVSLSIHPETGVLASPKFESRAPKPVCISF from the coding sequence GTGAGCTTTTCACTGCAATTCCTTACCCGCATCCTCCTCTTGATGAGCACCTTCGAATTTCTCTCTGCTTCCCCTGTCGAATTCTACCTCGGGACATATACCGAAGGGCAATCGGAAAGGGGGATTTATCGGGGGAGTCTGTCCCCTGAATCGGGTGAGCTCGGGCCAATGCAACTGGTCGCGGAGACCGATAATCCTAGCTATCTTTGCCTATCCCCCGATCGACATTTCCTTTATGCTGTTGTCGAAAGCCAGGATGCGGAGGTAAAGGCTTTTCGACGGAACTCCGACGGCTCTCTTGTCGTCCTGAACCAACAACCTAGCGAAGGGAAAGGCTCCTGCCACATTTCGACCGATCCTGAGGGTCGAGTCCTCTTCGTCGCCAACTACAGCACCGGCAACATTGCCAGCTACCCGATTCTTCCGGACGGTTCCATTGGAGGACGAGCCTCCTTGATTCAATTCATCGGCGAAGGTCCCAATGAGAAACGACAGAAGAGTCCCCACGCCCACTCGGTGGTCCCCTCCCCTGACGGACAGTTTCTCTACGCCTGCGATCTCGGAAGCGACAAAATCTGGATATTTCAAATCGATCCGACAACAGGCGAGCTAGCGGCGGCGAAAGCACCATTTACCCTGGTTCCTCCGGGGTCAGGTCCGCGACACATCGTCCTCTCGGCAGACGGACAGTATGCCTACGTGAATAATGAGATGGGATTGAGCACTTCGGTATTTTCCCGAGACCCAAGCAATGGTTCCCTCGAACTCCTGGAGACGGTCCCGACCCGAATGAATCCCAGCGTTTCCGCCAATGGTCTCTCCAGCGCCGCGATCCTCCTCCACCCGAATGGGCAATGGCTCTACGTCACCAGCCGCGGCAATGACACGGTCTCGCAATACTCCATCAATCCACAAGATGGCACTCTCACGCTCGTTGAGGAGGTGCCTGCCGGCGTCGAGATTCCACGAGGGGCAGCAATTGATCCAAGTGGACAGTGGCTTCTCGTCGCGGGACAAAATGACCACCGCATCGTTTCTCTTTCGATCCATCCAGAAACAGGAGTTCTGGCCAGCCCGAAATTTGAGTCAAGGGCTCCTAAACCTGTCTGCATCTCTTTCTAG
- the rnhC gene encoding ribonuclease HIII, with protein MARKRKQEDEGPKKKAIYTLKLDEEQREKLRGILENGPYLDFEVAYADFAYKAENFNVVCYTSGKVVVQGKGTEDFVTDILEPEVTGDPRLGYDEIHHPEWFEPHAGLDESGKGDLFGPLVVACVIADGTAVRHWRENGIQDSKSIASDARIFALEKEIRKTDGVVVKTLHMGMEKYNTLYKKFGSNTNRLLAWMHSTVLKEAFAVKPVEWGMLDQFSKQPLVQRNLKDVPIDLRMMTKAESDPVVAAASIVARALYVRQMSDLSKEAGEPLLKGASAQVKQQAVRIVKKFGPDALPRFAKINFKTSNEAIALAEDS; from the coding sequence ATGGCTCGCAAACGCAAACAAGAAGACGAAGGCCCGAAGAAAAAGGCCATTTATACCCTTAAGCTCGATGAAGAACAGAGGGAGAAGCTCCGGGGTATCCTGGAGAACGGTCCCTACCTCGATTTCGAAGTCGCCTATGCCGATTTCGCCTACAAGGCCGAGAATTTCAACGTCGTCTGCTATACCAGCGGAAAGGTGGTCGTTCAGGGCAAAGGGACCGAAGATTTTGTCACCGATATTCTTGAACCGGAAGTCACCGGCGATCCCCGGCTGGGATACGACGAAATTCACCATCCCGAATGGTTCGAACCTCATGCGGGTCTCGATGAGAGCGGGAAGGGAGACCTGTTTGGCCCCCTTGTGGTGGCTTGTGTCATCGCCGATGGAACCGCGGTCCGTCACTGGCGGGAGAACGGAATTCAGGACAGTAAGAGTATTGCCTCCGACGCCCGTATCTTCGCGTTGGAGAAAGAAATCCGCAAGACGGACGGCGTTGTCGTCAAGACCCTCCACATGGGCATGGAGAAGTACAACACCCTCTACAAAAAGTTTGGCTCAAACACGAACCGCCTTCTGGCCTGGATGCACTCCACCGTGCTCAAAGAAGCCTTTGCGGTAAAACCAGTGGAATGGGGGATGCTCGACCAATTCTCCAAGCAACCGCTAGTCCAGCGCAACCTGAAGGACGTCCCGATCGACCTCCGGATGATGACCAAGGCCGAATCCGACCCGGTCGTTGCTGCAGCGTCCATCGTCGCCCGAGCCCTCTACGTGCGCCAGATGTCCGACCTTTCCAAAGAAGCCGGAGAACCCCTTCTCAAGGGCGCCAGTGCCCAAGTAAAGCAACAGGCGGTGCGCATCGTCAAAAAGTTCGGCCCTGACGCCCTCCCCCGCTTCGCCAAGATCAATTTCAAAACCTCGAACGAGGCCATCGCCCTCGCCGAAGATTCATAA